A genomic segment from Leptospira kirschneri serovar Cynopteri str. 3522 CT encodes:
- a CDS encoding peptide chain release factor 3: MQKKPGRKGGEIVSDTVEQKLNRSIEEETRRRRTFAIIAHPDAGKTTLTEKLLLYGGAIQLAGAVKARKNRKAATSDWMEMEKEKGISITSAALQFEYSGHVLNLLDTPGHEDFSEDTYRTLIAADTAVMVLDAGKGVEPQTIKLFKVCRDRGIPIVTFINKMDRPTKNLFSLLDEIEKVLGISAVPMVWPIGTGVDFSGVYSRKDKKILTYDKTPGGSQKSSFQTSGVNDPELDSRFEDWVIKTFREELELVEGGISEFSQEDFLDSKITPVFFGSAVNNFGIQLFLDEFIKIAPPPLFFPLKDGSRLDPIRTPFSGFIFKVQANMNRQHRDRIAFLRVTSGKFERGLNVLHGRLGKSVKLSSSFAFFGQDRNTVDEAYPGDIIGLVNPGTYAIGDIVASSKVPDLKSLPVFAPELFATISSSDTSSMKSFRKGIDQLAEEGILHLFSSQTIGGGLPIIGAMGQLQFEVFRRRLLDEYNAPSTITILPYVISCWIGQEDLGKVPSSANLVTDRGGRAALLFDTEWDKGYFQKKNPEITLLDYPPGP, encoded by the coding sequence TTGCAAAAAAAACCTGGAAGGAAGGGCGGAGAAATAGTGAGCGATACAGTGGAACAAAAATTAAATCGATCCATCGAAGAAGAAACTCGTAGAAGAAGAACCTTCGCGATCATTGCTCACCCTGATGCGGGAAAGACCACTCTTACAGAAAAACTTCTTTTGTATGGAGGTGCGATTCAACTCGCCGGAGCGGTAAAAGCCCGAAAAAATCGAAAAGCTGCCACTTCCGATTGGATGGAGATGGAAAAAGAAAAAGGAATTTCTATCACTTCTGCAGCGCTTCAGTTTGAATATTCTGGGCACGTTCTTAATTTATTGGATACTCCCGGTCACGAAGATTTTTCAGAAGATACGTATCGCACATTAATCGCAGCGGATACTGCAGTGATGGTGTTAGACGCAGGTAAAGGAGTCGAACCTCAAACGATTAAGTTGTTCAAGGTTTGTAGAGATCGTGGAATTCCAATCGTAACCTTCATCAATAAAATGGATAGGCCAACTAAAAATCTTTTTTCTCTTTTAGATGAAATCGAAAAGGTCCTAGGAATTTCTGCCGTGCCGATGGTATGGCCGATCGGAACTGGAGTGGATTTTAGTGGAGTTTATTCCCGTAAGGATAAGAAAATTCTAACATACGATAAAACTCCAGGAGGAAGTCAGAAGTCTTCTTTTCAAACCTCGGGAGTAAATGATCCCGAACTGGATTCAAGATTTGAAGACTGGGTGATCAAAACTTTTCGAGAAGAATTAGAACTCGTAGAAGGTGGAATCTCAGAATTCAGTCAGGAAGATTTTTTAGATTCTAAAATCACTCCCGTTTTTTTCGGTTCTGCCGTGAACAATTTCGGGATTCAATTATTTTTAGACGAGTTTATCAAGATCGCTCCTCCGCCTTTGTTCTTTCCTTTAAAAGACGGATCTAGATTAGATCCGATTCGGACACCTTTCAGCGGATTTATCTTTAAGGTCCAAGCAAATATGAATCGGCAACATAGAGATCGAATTGCATTTTTACGCGTAACGTCTGGTAAATTTGAAAGAGGGCTTAACGTGCTTCACGGAAGGCTTGGAAAATCTGTGAAACTTTCATCTTCTTTTGCGTTTTTTGGCCAAGATAGAAACACCGTAGACGAAGCTTATCCAGGAGATATTATCGGTCTTGTAAATCCTGGAACGTATGCGATCGGAGATATTGTAGCTTCTTCTAAAGTTCCGGATTTAAAATCTCTTCCGGTATTTGCACCTGAGCTTTTTGCTACGATTTCTTCTTCTGACACTTCAAGTATGAAAAGTTTTCGGAAAGGTATTGATCAATTAGCGGAGGAAGGAATTTTGCATTTGTTTTCTTCTCAGACGATCGGGGGAGGTTTGCCTATCATAGGCGCGATGGGACAACTTCAGTTTGAAGTTTTTAGAAGAAGACTTTTAGATGAATACAACGCCCCTTCTACGATCACGATTTTACCTTATGTGATTTCCTGTTGGATCGGTCAGGAGGATTTGGGGAAGGTTCCTTCTTCTGCAAATCTTGTGACAGATCGAGGCGGAAGGGCGGCTCTTCTTTTTGATACCGAATGGGACAAGGGATATTTTCAAAAAAAGAATCCAGAAATTACGCTGTTGGATTATCCGCCAGGTCCTTAA
- a CDS encoding acetyl-CoA carboxylase biotin carboxyl carrier protein subunit, producing MIEENFRFRHREEEIPVRVRSGSPGDVSVSITLGGIVHDFRISRNFQSEGNGLFSGPGNHWRILRKGNQIFIHHKGWNTKILLSNREIHLEEGSGGLIKSPMPGKVIRIGVSVGTTVKKGSVLAIVEAMKMENNLLSPGDGIVEEVLVKEGNMVSQDDVILKLNLG from the coding sequence GTGATCGAAGAAAACTTTCGATTTAGACATAGGGAGGAGGAAATTCCGGTTCGGGTTCGTTCCGGTTCTCCCGGAGACGTTTCCGTATCAATTACGTTAGGCGGAATTGTACACGATTTCCGAATTTCTAGAAATTTTCAGAGTGAAGGAAATGGGCTTTTTTCCGGACCTGGAAACCATTGGAGAATACTTCGAAAAGGAAATCAAATTTTCATTCATCATAAAGGCTGGAATACGAAGATACTTCTTTCTAATCGAGAGATTCATTTGGAGGAAGGAAGTGGCGGCCTGATCAAAAGTCCTATGCCTGGTAAGGTGATTCGAATTGGGGTTTCTGTTGGAACTACGGTTAAAAAAGGTTCCGTGCTTGCGATTGTGGAAGCGATGAAAATGGAAAATAATTTGCTTTCTCCCGGAGATGGAATCGTAGAGGAAGTTTTAGTCAAAGAAGGTAACATGGTTTCTCAAGACGATGTGATTTTAAAATTGAATCTGGGCTGA